The Penaeus chinensis breed Huanghai No. 1 chromosome 29, ASM1920278v2, whole genome shotgun sequence genome window below encodes:
- the LOC125040427 gene encoding uncharacterized protein DDB_G0271670-like has product MGKTRSPAHGDMSTSLFIKSLRDHHSTPICQNTNKPINMCECHRRYRNANGNAGGSANGSANGSANGSANGNGAVPTSPSPSSPSPSSSSSPSSTASSASSSSSSSSSSSSSTSSSTSSSSTSSSAPNLHHHHHLSSSTKSHLPAPTKSPSSCVNGVGHKQVLKEKLIGNERNAKNGTNPTASRYRNYKGSPKWRMDGKRRSTSTESVSSSRSEKSDKGKDKKIQENSHQISSHQKSPRRYCTCKCTPCFARSGGKVRWGVAFSASARDGARDSVSEGV; this is encoded by the exons ATGGGGAAGACTCGCTCGCCCGCCCACGGAGACATGTCGACTTCGCTGTTTATAAAGTCTCTCCGTGACCACCACTCGACACCCATCTGCCAGAACACCAACAAACCGATCAACATGTGCGAGTGCCACCGACGCTACCGCAATGCCAACGGGAATGCGGGCGGGAGTGCCAATGGGAGTGCCAACGGGAGTGCCAACGGGAGCGCCAACGGGAATGGGGCCGTCccgacttctccttctccttcttctccttctccttcttcttcttcgtccccttcttccacggcctcttccgcctcttcttcctcttcttcctcctcctcctcctcctcttccacatcttcctctacctcctcctcctccacctcctcgagCGCCCcgaacctccaccaccaccaccacctctcgtCCTCCACCAAGTCACACCTCCCCGCCCCGACCAAGTCCCCCTCGAGTTGCGTGAACGGCGTCGGCCACAAGCAGGTCCTGAAGGAGAAGCTGATCGGGAACGAGAGGAACGCCAAGAACGGCACCAACCCGACCGCCAGCCGCTACAGGAACTACAAGGGCTCGCCGAAGTGGAGGATGGACGGCAag CGGCGTTCCACCTCGACGGAGTCCGTGTCTTCGTCGCGGTCGGAGAAATCGGACAAGGGAAAGGACAAG AAAATTCAAGAAAATTCGCACCAGATTTCCTCGCATCAGAAGAGTCCGAGACGTTATTGCACTTGCAAATGCACGCCATGCTTCGCTCGATCCGGAGGGAAGGTCCGCTGGGGCGTGGCGTTCAGTGCCAGTGCCAGGGATGGTGCCAGAGACTCGGTTTCTGAGGGAGTTTGA